One window of the Nicotiana tabacum cultivar K326 chromosome 4, ASM71507v2, whole genome shotgun sequence genome contains the following:
- the LOC107825816 gene encoding amino acid transporter AVT6E-like: MDSNYSAITKDSFVELQVKDDNFTENGHLKPNSPDDLEADDIDFDNLPLIFGENKSGSGIYGAVFNLTTTIIGAGIMALPATMKVLGLVLGIVLIFLMGILSEISVELLVRFSVQCKASSYGEVVQAALGKTAKILSEICIIVNNAGVLVVYLIIIGDVLSGSIRHIGVFDQWLGHGVWDHRKLVILIILVVFLAPLCAMDKIDSLSTSSAASVALAVVFVVVAFTIAFIKLVEGKIEAPRMTPDFGSKKAILDLLVVIPIMSNAYVCHFNVQPIYNELEGRSPQKMNRVSRITAVICVLVYASTAIAGYLLFGKDTESDILTNFDKDLGIRFSTALNYIVRVGYVFHLILVFPVIHFSLRQTVDALLFGGLAPLTESRKRCLALTAVLLALLYFGSTMIPNIWTAFKFTGATTAVSLGFTFPSLIALRLSKEGSGLSVREKIVSWFMLILAIIVSIVGVCGNIYSISSEGD, encoded by the coding sequence ATGGATAGTAACTATTCGGCTATTACCAAGGATTCTTTTGTTGAATTACAAGTGAAAGATGACAACTTTACCGAAAATGGACATTTAAAACCAAACTCCCCGGATGATCTTGAAGCTGATGACATTGATTTTGATAATTTACCACTTATTTTTGGTGAAAATAAATCTGGGTCTGGTATATATGGGGCAGTATTTAATCTCACAACTACTATTATTGGTGCTGGGATTATGGCTTTGCCTGCTACTATGAAAGTTTTGGGTTTAGTTCTTGGGATAGTTTTGATATTCTTGATGGGTATTTTGTCTGAGATTAGTGTTGAATTGCTTGTCCGGTTTTCGGTTCAATGTAAGGCTTCTTCTTATGGGGAGGTTGTTCAGGCTGCATTGGGTAAAACAGCTAAGATCTTGTCTGAGATTTGCATCATTGTGAATAATGCTGGTGTTTTGGTTGTTTACTTGATTATAATTGGCGATGTTCTGTCCGGTTCAATTCGGCATATTGGGGTTTTTGATCAATGGTTAGGTCATGGAGTGTGGGATCATAGGAAGTTAGTGATTTTGATCATATTGGTGGTTTTTCTTGCACCCCTTTGCGCGATGGACAAGATCGATTCATTGAGTACGTCTTCAGCTGCTTCTGTAGCTCTAGCAGTTGTCTTTGTTGTGGTTGCTTTCACTATAGCATTTATTAAGCTTGTCGAGGGGAAAATTGAAGCTCCAAGGATGACCCCTGATTTCGGGTCTAAGAAGGCAATCCTAGACCTGCTTGTGGTGATCCCTATAATGTCAAATGCATATGTTTGTCACTTCAATGTTCAGCCCATTTATAATGAGCTTGAAGGCCGCTCACCTCAGAAGATGAACCGTGTGAGCCGAATTACTGCTGTTATTTGCGTGTTGGTGTATGCTTCTACGGCAATTGCTGGCTATTTACTTTTTGGAAAAGATACTGAATCTGATATACTCACCAATTTCGACAAGGACCTTGGAATTCGTTTCAGCACAGCATTGAACTACATTGTGCGTGTTGGCTATGTTTTCCATCTGATTCTCGTTTTCCCTGTTATTCATTTCTCCCTGAGGCAGACAGTGGATGCTTTGTTGTTTGGAGGATTAGCACCACTCACAGAAAGTAGGAAGAGGTGTCTGGCTTTGACTGCTGTTCTCTTGGCACTCTTATATTTTGGATCGACTATGATTCCTAACATCTGGACAGCTTTCAAATTTACAGGGGCCACAACTGCAGTCTCTTTAGGCTTTACGTTTCCATCTCTCATTGCTCTAAGGCTGAGCAAAGAAGGGAGCGGTTTGAGTGTGAGGGAAAAGATTGTGTCTTGGTTCATGTTGATATTGGCCATTATAGTTAGCATTGTTGGAGTGTGTGGCAATATTTATAGTATCAGTAGCGAGGGTGATTGA
- the LOC107825815 gene encoding uncharacterized protein LOC107825815: MDWYSWLCKTGLEPSLVYEYGLAFAHNELEYEDITYFNHEFLQSIGISIGKHRLEILKLAKKERGAIPNSMSRFLQLINRTKRRFSKYIRNLGHKEELALALVPKRNCSSRWKTAMLKRNKRVAAAKQTTLLLTNGSPIFMSDLRMNSFSSPMLYDDFPADEKVGADYWTSSAVEEIRWDAMFQNMKPT; the protein is encoded by the coding sequence ATGGACTGGTATTCTTGGCTATGCAAAACAGGGCTAGAGCCCTCTCTAGTTTATGAATATGGCCTGGCTTTTGCTCACAACGAGCTCGAATACGAAGACATCACTTACTTCAACCACGAATTTCTACAAAGCATAGGCATTTCTATAGGCAAACACAGGCTAGAAATTCTTAAACTTGCCAAGAAAGAAAGAGGAGCTATTCCAAATTCTATGTCAAGATTTCTCCAACTGATTAACCGTACAAAGAGGCGTTTTTCCAAGTATATAAGGAATTTGGGTCATAAAGAGGAATTAGCTCTTGCTTTAGTCCCAAAAAGAAATTGCAGTTCAAGATGGAAAACTGCTATGTTGAAGAGGAACAAGAGAGTGGCTGCAGCTAAACAAACAACGTTGTTGCTAACAAATGGGAGTCCCATTTTCATGTCTGATTTAAGAATGAACAGTTTTTCAAGTCCGATGTTGTATGATGATTTCCCTGCTGATGAAAAGGTGGGGGCAGATTATTGGACATCCTCTGCAGTTGAAGAGATCAGGTGGGATGCAATGTTTCAGAATATGAAACCAACTTAA